The Phycisphaeraceae bacterium genome has a segment encoding these proteins:
- a CDS encoding type II secretion system F family protein, whose translation MKFVFEAFDRAGKVVRGSVEAGSETEATEKLRSQGMFVSSVQEFSAGRARGKMRLPSVKRLRALAMVTRQMSLLIATGTTVVDALAAVERQVKDQKVRQTIGAVRSRVEEGASLSEAMGAHPELFDTVSCSLVHAGETGGGMEGMLERLAGLARQQEKLVSSVIGSMVYPLLLIVVSVSVIVLMMTFVLPRFTEMFEALDAPLPATTQLLMTVSDFMRTYWMGIIPAIGIGGFVAWRAIGTDKGRERAEKVLLRTPGIGKIAISLVVARMVRLLGVLIEARVPLLEALELTRASVQSRHFCALLEGAAEKVSQGETLSSAFEGDALVPVSVSESIGNGEKSGRLASVMTSLAEFMDEDNEVVVRSLSSIVEPVILVVLGVVVGFVAISMFLPLFDLTSMTQQGGGK comes from the coding sequence ATGAAGTTTGTGTTCGAGGCGTTTGATCGAGCGGGAAAGGTTGTGCGTGGGTCAGTTGAGGCCGGCAGCGAAACGGAGGCCACGGAGAAACTTCGCTCACAGGGAATGTTTGTGTCGTCGGTGCAGGAGTTTTCGGCAGGGCGTGCGCGTGGGAAGATGCGGCTGCCATCGGTCAAGAGGCTGCGCGCTCTGGCGATGGTGACGAGGCAGATGTCGCTTCTGATCGCGACGGGTACGACGGTTGTGGACGCGCTTGCTGCGGTTGAGCGGCAGGTCAAGGACCAGAAGGTACGGCAGACAATCGGCGCGGTGCGTTCGAGGGTGGAAGAGGGCGCGAGTTTATCTGAGGCAATGGGCGCGCATCCAGAATTGTTCGACACGGTGTCGTGCAGCCTGGTACACGCTGGCGAGACGGGCGGCGGGATGGAGGGGATGCTTGAGCGTCTCGCGGGGCTGGCGCGACAGCAGGAGAAACTGGTGTCGTCGGTGATCGGGTCGATGGTGTATCCGCTGCTGCTGATTGTGGTGTCGGTATCGGTGATTGTCTTGATGATGACGTTTGTGCTGCCACGATTTACCGAGATGTTTGAGGCGCTCGATGCGCCGCTGCCCGCGACGACGCAGCTGCTGATGACGGTCAGCGATTTCATGCGAACATATTGGATGGGAATTATTCCGGCAATTGGAATCGGGGGTTTTGTGGCGTGGCGAGCGATTGGCACGGATAAGGGTCGTGAGCGAGCCGAGAAGGTGCTGCTGCGCACGCCGGGAATCGGAAAGATTGCGATCAGTCTGGTGGTGGCACGGATGGTCAGGTTGCTTGGGGTGCTTATTGAGGCGCGGGTGCCGTTGCTCGAGGCACTGGAGTTGACGCGGGCGTCGGTGCAGAGCCGGCATTTTTGCGCGCTGCTCGAGGGTGCAGCTGAGAAGGTGTCGCAGGGTGAAACGCTGAGCAGTGCGTTCGAAGGTGATGCGCTGGTACCGGTGTCGGTGTCGGAATCGATCGGGAATGGTGAGAAATCTGGTCGGCTTGCGAGCGTGATGACGAGTCTTGCCGAGTTCATGGATGAGGACAACGAGGTGGTGGTGCGTTCGTTGTCGAGCATTGTCGAGCCGGTGATTCTGGTGGTGCTGGGCGTGGTGGTGGGATTTGTGGCGATCAGCATGTTCCTGCCATTGTTTGATCTGACGTCGATGACACAGCAGGGCGGTGGGAAATAA
- the tadA gene encoding Flp pilus assembly complex ATPase component TadA, with product MSGRPKRIGEILISEGAVTEEQLDRALAEQRSTGRRVGELLVEQGLVSPTVLLNALAQSHGVRGCRLRHGLLDPGLLELIGAEEAERLRCIPMFRLRDVLTVAMVDPQSLPAIDRLRKLTGLTIRPVLALEQDVLDYIRKYAHGDIDVDEFLTSLSETDVEVVERERVDEHSATDLDRLVEGSPIVNLVNIALLTAVRDKASDIHIEPNKRGTLVRYRVDGLLRDLMKPPIGMHQAIVSRVKVIGKMDIAEKRLPQEGRVRIVAEAREIDLRVSSMPTLLGEKLVIRILDKENLHVRLEDLGFRIDALDAFRRVLRQPHGLILVTGPTGSGKTTTLYSALDLLRSPERNIVTVEDPVEYQLDLVNQIQVQDAIGMTFARALRSILRQDPDVIMVGEIRDEETARVAVQAALTGHLVLATLHTNDAPGAVARLVDMGVEPYLLSAALLGAVAQRLARSICGSCVTKYYPPPLLIEDLGRPELEGRAFKKGSGCTQCHDTGFKGRFGVYEVMEVTPAIRRMIYRAAPTHEIREKLREFGALSLRDEGIAAAVEGKTSLEEIVRVTHSDEEVETGPVPQKRGAA from the coding sequence GTGAGTGGTCGGCCGAAGCGCATTGGCGAGATTCTGATCAGCGAGGGCGCGGTCACTGAGGAGCAGCTTGACCGGGCGCTGGCCGAGCAGCGTTCAACCGGGCGGCGTGTCGGGGAGTTGCTGGTTGAGCAGGGGTTGGTTTCGCCGACGGTATTGCTCAATGCGCTGGCGCAGAGCCATGGGGTGCGCGGGTGCCGGCTGCGGCACGGTTTGCTTGACCCGGGATTGCTTGAACTGATCGGAGCAGAGGAAGCAGAGCGGCTGCGGTGCATCCCGATGTTTCGGCTGCGGGATGTGCTGACGGTTGCGATGGTCGATCCGCAGAGTCTGCCCGCGATTGATCGCCTGCGGAAGTTGACGGGACTCACGATCAGGCCGGTACTGGCACTCGAACAGGATGTGCTGGATTACATACGCAAGTATGCGCACGGGGACATCGACGTTGACGAGTTTCTGACGTCACTCTCGGAGACAGATGTTGAGGTTGTCGAGCGTGAGCGGGTTGATGAGCACTCGGCGACGGACCTCGATCGACTGGTCGAGGGCAGCCCGATTGTCAATCTTGTGAACATTGCGCTCCTGACAGCGGTGCGTGACAAGGCGAGTGACATTCACATTGAGCCGAACAAGCGCGGAACGCTGGTTCGGTATCGAGTGGATGGGTTGCTGCGCGATCTGATGAAACCTCCGATCGGAATGCATCAGGCGATTGTGTCGCGTGTGAAGGTGATCGGGAAAATGGACATTGCGGAGAAGAGGCTGCCGCAGGAAGGGCGCGTGCGGATTGTCGCTGAAGCGCGCGAGATCGATCTGCGTGTGTCGAGCATGCCGACGCTGCTGGGCGAGAAGTTGGTGATTCGCATTCTGGACAAGGAGAATTTACACGTTCGGCTGGAAGATCTGGGGTTTCGGATTGATGCGCTGGATGCGTTCAGGCGTGTGCTTCGGCAGCCTCACGGGTTGATTCTGGTGACAGGCCCGACGGGTAGCGGCAAGACGACGACGCTGTATTCGGCGCTGGATCTGCTGCGCAGCCCGGAGCGCAACATCGTGACGGTCGAAGATCCTGTGGAGTATCAGCTTGATCTGGTGAACCAGATTCAGGTGCAGGATGCGATTGGGATGACGTTTGCGCGCGCGCTGCGGAGCATTCTGCGGCAGGACCCGGATGTCATCATGGTCGGAGAAATTCGAGACGAAGAGACGGCGCGTGTTGCGGTGCAGGCGGCGTTGACGGGGCACCTGGTGCTGGCGACGCTGCACACGAATGATGCGCCGGGTGCGGTGGCGAGGCTGGTAGATATGGGTGTTGAGCCGTATCTGCTCTCGGCGGCGTTGCTGGGTGCGGTGGCACAGCGTCTTGCGCGTTCGATCTGTGGGTCGTGCGTGACGAAGTACTATCCGCCGCCGCTGCTGATTGAGGATCTCGGGAGGCCGGAACTGGAGGGGCGTGCGTTCAAGAAGGGGAGCGGGTGTACGCAGTGCCATGACACGGGGTTCAAGGGGCGCTTCGGGGTGTATGAGGTGATGGAAGTGACGCCGGCGATTCGGCGGATGATCTATCGGGCCGCGCCGACGCACGAGATACGAGAGAAGTTGCGAGAGTTTGGCGCGCTGTCGTTGCGTGATGAGGGAATCGCGGCTGCGGTGGAGGGCAAGACGAGCCTCGAAGAAATTGTGCGCGTGACGCACTCGGATGAGGAGGTTGAAACCGGACCAGTGCCTCAGAAGCGAGGTGCGGCATGA
- a CDS encoding PAS domain S-box protein, protein MAGEPAEMSTSRGSRRESVSAARLLTVIGVLSVIAAGAAGVLWVWRESGEIAIELIGVCVGGAIAVGVCGARVMQRGRATDAVSSSLRAYAGGVREVACLSVADSLGPIGAAYNALLAERDRIEAIEAAEALARVEGEERSSAEGLQGALDAMWSGVMVFGRDGLLEMMNGAAGVLLGINRSESVGQGVRVVMRDESMASATERVCSGGSRRKEVFELRRGSEESGTWLRVSVKGSQASDGGAVVIVEDVTQQRAAEEARKNLVAHTVHELRTPLTNIRLYVEEAVEAGEDDAKRREQCLNVINQESRRLERVVADMLSMTEIESGSLQLRPGDVRLDAIFEDLRADYEAAATEKGISLSFVLPPKLPVMFGDREKLSVLLHNLLGNATKYTPRGGVVMLEVVEEAGWLIVKVADTGIGIDPSEIERIFERFYRSTDVRLGEIEGTGLGLTLAREVARLHGGDITVESELEKGSTFTVRLPVGQRTAAAA, encoded by the coding sequence ATGGCAGGGGAACCGGCAGAGATGAGTACAAGCCGGGGATCGCGGCGGGAGTCGGTGTCGGCGGCCAGGCTGCTGACGGTTATCGGCGTTTTGTCGGTGATTGCAGCGGGTGCGGCGGGTGTGCTGTGGGTCTGGCGTGAGAGCGGCGAGATTGCGATCGAGTTGATCGGCGTGTGCGTGGGCGGGGCGATTGCGGTCGGCGTGTGTGGCGCGCGGGTCATGCAGCGTGGACGTGCGACTGATGCGGTGAGTTCGTCGCTGCGGGCGTATGCGGGCGGGGTTCGTGAAGTTGCATGCTTGTCAGTGGCAGATTCGCTGGGGCCGATCGGTGCGGCGTACAACGCATTGCTTGCCGAGCGCGATCGCATAGAGGCAATCGAAGCGGCAGAGGCACTCGCGCGGGTCGAGGGCGAAGAGAGGAGTTCGGCTGAAGGGCTGCAAGGCGCGCTTGATGCGATGTGGAGCGGGGTGATGGTGTTCGGGCGCGATGGCTTGCTGGAGATGATGAACGGCGCGGCGGGGGTGTTGCTTGGGATCAATCGGAGCGAAAGTGTTGGGCAGGGCGTGCGCGTGGTGATGCGCGATGAGAGCATGGCTTCGGCGACTGAGCGTGTTTGCTCGGGCGGGAGCAGGCGCAAAGAAGTCTTTGAATTGCGTCGAGGGAGCGAAGAGTCGGGAACGTGGCTGCGTGTGAGTGTAAAAGGGAGCCAGGCATCTGATGGTGGCGCGGTGGTGATCGTGGAGGATGTGACTCAGCAGCGCGCAGCGGAAGAAGCGAGAAAGAATCTGGTGGCGCACACGGTGCATGAGCTGAGAACGCCTCTGACGAATATCAGGTTGTATGTGGAGGAAGCGGTCGAAGCAGGAGAAGACGATGCGAAGCGGCGTGAACAATGTCTGAATGTCATTAATCAGGAGTCGCGGCGGCTGGAGCGTGTGGTGGCAGACATGCTGTCGATGACCGAGATCGAGTCGGGGTCATTGCAGTTGAGGCCTGGAGATGTGAGGCTCGATGCGATCTTCGAGGATCTGCGTGCGGATTACGAGGCAGCGGCGACGGAAAAGGGGATCAGCTTGAGCTTCGTGCTGCCACCGAAGTTGCCGGTGATGTTCGGCGATCGGGAGAAGTTGTCGGTGCTGCTGCACAATTTGTTGGGGAATGCGACGAAGTACACGCCGCGTGGTGGCGTTGTGATGTTGGAGGTAGTGGAGGAGGCTGGTTGGTTGATCGTGAAGGTTGCGGATACGGGGATCGGGATTGACCCGTCGGAGATCGAGCGGATCTTCGAGCGTTTCTATCGGTCGACAGACGTGCGGCTTGGGGAGATCGAGGGAACGGGTCTTGGTCTGACGCTGGCACGCGAAGTGGCGAGGCTGCACGGTGGAGATATTACGGTGGAGTCCGAACTCGAAAAGGGGAGCACCTTCACGGTGAGACTGCCAGTGGGACAGCGTACCGCGGCAGCGGCATAG
- a CDS encoding STAS domain-containing protein has protein sequence MKIEQRRHGAVLVLRPEGPLAGEDVLAFTSSLRAGMEASLGRLVIDASAIPYVDSAGLLALVEAGEEVGSGGRSLKLCGACDTMRETFELTEVSDLFEFYDDASMAVRSFL, from the coding sequence ATGAAGATCGAACAAAGGCGACATGGAGCGGTGCTGGTGCTGAGACCTGAGGGACCATTGGCGGGGGAAGATGTGCTCGCGTTCACGTCGAGTCTGCGCGCCGGGATGGAGGCAAGCCTTGGGAGACTTGTGATCGATGCCTCGGCGATTCCGTATGTGGATAGCGCGGGGTTGTTGGCGCTTGTCGAGGCTGGTGAGGAAGTCGGCAGTGGCGGGCGGAGCCTGAAGTTGTGCGGAGCCTGCGACACAATGCGAGAGACCTTCGAGTTGACGGAAGTTTCGGATCTCTTCGAGTTCTATGACGACGCGTCGATGGCGGTGCGGAGTTTTCTCTGA